One Owenweeksia hongkongensis DSM 17368 genomic region harbors:
- a CDS encoding alanine dehydrogenase, with protein MSKPGFLSFSSSELMPQEEVLEVKTAKSDLKIGIPKETSFQEKRVPLTPDGVLLICDNGHDVIIESGAGEGANYTDADFSEAGAQIVYSPEEVYESDIILKVEPPSLKELDMMKHRQTLISALQLKAQKKSYFQKLMEKKVTAISFENMEDEDGIIPVVRSMSEIAGNTSVLVAAEYLSNANNGKGFMLGGVSGVPPTEIVIIGAGTVGTYAARTALGLGANVKVFDRSLSRLRRLQNTLSNMPIYTCVIQPKILEKALMRCDVAIGAIRSESGRTPCVVTEDMVSKMKAGSVIVDVSIDQGGCFETSELMSHTNPVFNKYDVVHYCVPNIPSRVSRTASFSLSNILGPVLLSIGEYGGVDEILHRNSGVRKGLYVCNGTLVNKPIGEWFDLPYTDAHLLFD; from the coding sequence ATGAGTAAACCCGGGTTTTTATCTTTTTCATCATCTGAGCTGATGCCTCAGGAGGAAGTGCTCGAAGTGAAAACAGCGAAGTCAGACCTTAAAATTGGTATCCCCAAGGAAACTTCTTTTCAGGAAAAGCGAGTGCCGTTGACACCTGATGGTGTGTTGCTCATTTGTGACAATGGCCATGATGTAATCATTGAATCCGGAGCTGGAGAAGGAGCTAATTATACAGATGCTGACTTTTCAGAAGCTGGCGCTCAAATTGTGTATTCACCCGAAGAGGTTTACGAAAGTGATATTATTCTAAAAGTTGAGCCACCATCTTTGAAGGAACTGGATATGATGAAGCATCGCCAGACTTTGATTTCTGCGCTTCAGCTAAAAGCTCAAAAGAAAAGCTACTTCCAAAAATTGATGGAGAAAAAGGTGACCGCCATTTCTTTTGAAAATATGGAAGATGAGGATGGGATTATTCCTGTAGTTCGTAGTATGAGCGAAATTGCGGGGAATACATCAGTTCTTGTTGCCGCTGAGTATTTGAGTAATGCCAACAACGGAAAGGGTTTTATGCTGGGTGGAGTTTCGGGTGTTCCACCTACTGAAATTGTTATTATTGGTGCGGGAACCGTTGGGACTTATGCAGCACGCACAGCCCTGGGACTTGGTGCCAATGTGAAAGTTTTTGACCGTTCACTTTCCAGACTTCGTAGGTTGCAAAATACACTCAGTAATATGCCAATTTACACATGTGTGATTCAGCCGAAAATTCTTGAAAAAGCTTTAATGCGTTGCGATGTAGCCATTGGAGCCATTCGTTCAGAGTCTGGAAGGACGCCTTGTGTAGTTACTGAGGATATGGTGAGCAAGATGAAAGCCGGAAGTGTAATTGTGGATGTGAGCATTGACCAAGGTGGTTGTTTTGAAACTTCCGAGTTGATGAGTCACACTAATCCTGTTTTTAATAAATATGATGTGGTACATTATTGTGTGCCTAATATTCCTTCGCGTGTAAGTCGTACAGCTTCATTTAGCCTGAGTAATATTCTTGGCCCAGTCTTACTTTCTATTGGTGAATATGGTGGTGTGGATGAGATTTTACATAGAAATTCTGGGGTACGCAAAGGCTTGTATGTGTGCAATGGTACGCTTGTAAATAAGCCAATAGGCGAGTGGTTTGATTTGCCTTACACCGATGCGCATTTGTTGTTTGATTAA
- the tsaE gene encoding tRNA (adenosine(37)-N6)-threonylcarbamoyltransferase complex ATPase subunit type 1 TsaE — translation MMLSKISHSIDDLQEVARWILDTIDEDVILLKGQMGAGKTTLIKAICKELEIEDEVSSPTYSLVNEYQSASGEIVYHFDLYRIDDESEALDMGIDEYLYSGSKCLIEWPEKISNLLPQDCATVEISVDGNDRHFVIKTATNE, via the coding sequence ATGATGTTGAGTAAAATCAGCCATTCTATTGATGATTTACAAGAAGTGGCTCGCTGGATATTGGATACCATTGACGAAGATGTAATTCTGCTTAAAGGGCAAATGGGGGCTGGTAAAACCACGCTGATCAAGGCTATTTGCAAAGAACTTGAAATAGAAGATGAGGTTAGCAGTCCTACTTATTCTTTGGTGAATGAGTATCAATCGGCAAGCGGTGAAATCGTTTATCATTTTGACTTGTATCGGATAGATGATGAAAGTGAGGCCTTGGATATGGGTATTGATGAATACCTTTACAGCGGAAGCAAGTGCCTTATAGAATGGCCTGAAAAAATTAGTAACTTACTGCCTCAAGATTGCGCTACGGTTGAGATTTCTGTTGATGGAAATGACCGACATTTTGTGATTAAAACAGCCACCAATGAGTAA
- the porX gene encoding T9SS response regulator signal transducer PorX: MDNIQILWVDDEIDLLKPHIMFLEDKGYSVDKINNGAEALEMVDEKRYDLIFLDENMPGMDGLETLKRLKSKNNSIPVIMITKSEEEAIMEDAIGSQISDYLIKPVNPKQILLSIKKNLDTRRLVSEKTTSNYQQEFRQIAMDMSMVNDFEGWEDLYKRLIFWELELDQLEDEGLNEILLTQKKEANSQFFKFISKNYEDWLHNGEDAPVMSHTLFKKWVNPSIKANDKTCLIVIDNLRYDQWKVIKPIIEQYYVTDEEKSFYSILPTATQYARNAIFSGLMPLEIKKRFGDKWVDDNDEEGKNNYEEDFLLDQMKRLGHGDMKVGYKKITNHNAGKKLVDNISNMLVNPFNVVVYNFVDMLSHAKTDMKVIKELADNDKAYRSLTKSWFQNSPLLDMIKILADKKVKLIITTDHGTINVDDPTKLVGDKSVNTNLRYKVGRGMSYQFKDVYEVKNPEDIYLPKPNINSTFVFAKESLFFAYPNNFNHYVKYYSNTYQHGGLSLEEMIVPFVTLTPR, translated from the coding sequence ATGGACAATATTCAAATACTTTGGGTAGATGATGAAATAGATCTACTAAAACCTCACATTATGTTTTTGGAGGACAAAGGATACAGTGTAGACAAAATAAATAATGGTGCCGAGGCGCTGGAAATGGTAGACGAAAAGCGCTATGATTTAATTTTTCTGGATGAAAATATGCCGGGTATGGATGGGCTGGAAACCTTGAAAAGGCTTAAGTCTAAAAACAATTCCATACCAGTGATAATGATTACCAAAAGTGAGGAAGAGGCGATAATGGAGGATGCTATTGGTTCTCAGATTTCAGATTACCTAATTAAGCCTGTAAATCCAAAACAGATTTTACTTTCTATAAAAAAGAACCTGGACACCCGTAGATTGGTGAGTGAAAAAACTACCAGTAACTACCAGCAGGAGTTTCGCCAAATAGCCATGGATATGAGCATGGTGAACGACTTTGAAGGGTGGGAAGATTTATATAAGAGACTTATTTTTTGGGAGCTCGAGCTGGATCAACTTGAAGATGAGGGTTTGAATGAAATCTTACTGACGCAGAAAAAGGAAGCTAATTCGCAATTCTTCAAGTTTATTTCTAAAAACTATGAAGATTGGTTACATAATGGTGAAGATGCTCCTGTGATGTCGCATACCTTATTTAAAAAATGGGTGAATCCAAGCATTAAAGCAAACGATAAAACTTGCCTCATAGTAATTGATAACCTGCGCTATGATCAGTGGAAAGTGATAAAGCCTATCATTGAGCAGTATTATGTTACAGACGAAGAAAAGAGCTTTTACAGCATTTTACCAACGGCTACCCAATATGCCAGAAATGCCATTTTTAGCGGATTGATGCCTTTGGAAATAAAGAAGCGATTTGGTGACAAGTGGGTAGATGATAATGATGAGGAGGGAAAAAACAACTATGAAGAAGATTTTTTACTCGACCAAATGAAGCGTCTTGGGCATGGTGACATGAAAGTGGGGTATAAGAAAATTACAAATCACAATGCAGGGAAGAAGCTGGTGGATAATATTTCCAACATGCTTGTAAACCCTTTTAATGTGGTGGTATACAATTTTGTAGACATGCTTTCTCACGCTAAAACCGATATGAAAGTGATAAAAGAACTTGCCGATAATGACAAGGCTTATCGCTCATTGACTAAAAGTTGGTTCCAAAACTCGCCCCTGTTGGACATGATAAAAATACTGGCTGACAAAAAAGTGAAACTTATTATCACAACAGATCACGGTACTATTAATGTAGATGATCCGACTAAATTGGTGGGCGATAAAAGCGTAAACACAAACCTTAGATATAAGGTTGGTCGCGGCATGAGTTACCAGTTTAAAGATGTGTATGAGGTGAAAAATCCTGAAGATATTTATCTGCCAAAGCCAAATATCAATTCCACATTTGTGTTTGCTAAGGAGTCATTGTTTTTCGCGTATCCGAATAATTTTAATCACTACGTAAAGTATTATTCCAATACCTATCAGCATGGAGGTTTATCGCTTGAGGAAATGATAGTTCCTTTTGTGACGCTCACCCCACGTTAG
- a CDS encoding HD domain-containing protein, whose amino-acid sequence MKQTNKLKILNDPIYGFITIPSELIFDLIEHPYFQRLRRISQLGLTYLVYPGAYHTRFHHALGAMFLMGRAVNILKSKGHEITREEEEAVQIAILLHDIGHGPFSHALEYSIVPGVVHEKLSLEFMKILNEQFDGKLSLAIEIFTNKYHKQFLHQLISSQLDMDRLDYLRRDSFYTGVTEGQVNTERLISMLNVADDHIVVDSKGIYSVEKFLVSRRLMYWQVYLHKTVLSAEFLLIQILKRAKDIYSSDLALPAVLKPFVAGTFNKEYKDLIPQYALLDDYDVMAAIKEWTFSSDRVLRSLSEMLINRKLLGVKVSEEIISEKALSLKRKEIQDRFGFTEEEVKYFVFTEPMSNNAYNSNHDGINLLYKNGDLIDIAQASDQLNITALSKPVVKHFLFYPKP is encoded by the coding sequence TTGAAGCAAACCAATAAGCTCAAGATACTAAACGACCCCATTTACGGGTTCATTACAATTCCAAGCGAATTAATTTTCGACCTTATAGAGCACCCTTATTTTCAGCGTCTTCGCAGAATTTCTCAGCTCGGACTTACCTACTTGGTGTACCCTGGTGCTTACCATACTCGCTTTCATCATGCGCTTGGCGCAATGTTTTTGATGGGGCGAGCGGTAAACATTTTAAAGTCCAAAGGTCATGAGATTACCCGAGAAGAGGAAGAAGCGGTACAAATCGCTATCCTGCTTCACGATATAGGCCACGGGCCATTTTCTCACGCCCTCGAATATAGCATAGTTCCAGGAGTGGTACACGAAAAGCTTTCGCTTGAATTCATGAAAATTCTAAATGAGCAGTTTGACGGAAAGCTAAGCCTTGCTATTGAGATATTTACCAATAAGTATCATAAGCAATTTTTGCATCAGCTTATCAGCAGCCAGCTGGATATGGATCGCCTGGATTATTTACGCAGAGACAGTTTTTACACCGGTGTAACCGAAGGACAGGTAAACACCGAACGATTGATCAGCATGCTCAATGTAGCCGATGATCACATTGTGGTAGACAGCAAAGGAATTTATAGTGTAGAAAAATTTCTGGTGTCCAGAAGACTCATGTACTGGCAAGTGTATCTGCACAAAACCGTGCTTAGCGCAGAGTTTCTGCTCATCCAAATTTTGAAAAGAGCCAAAGACATTTACTCCAGTGATCTTGCGCTACCAGCTGTTTTGAAACCATTTGTAGCTGGAACTTTTAATAAGGAATATAAAGATCTTATTCCCCAGTATGCCCTGCTCGATGACTATGATGTGATGGCAGCCATCAAGGAATGGACCTTTAGTTCTGATAGAGTTTTAAGAAGCCTTTCTGAAATGCTAATCAACCGAAAGCTCCTTGGCGTAAAGGTGAGCGAGGAAATTATTTCTGAAAAGGCTTTATCTCTGAAAAGAAAAGAGATTCAAGATAGATTTGGTTTTACAGAAGAAGAGGTAAAATACTTTGTGTTTACCGAACCCATGTCAAATAATGCTTACAATTCTAATCATGACGGCATCAATTTGCTGTATAAAAATGGTGATTTGATAGATATCGCTCAAGCCTCTGACCAATTAAATATCACCGCATTAAGCAAGCCCGTAGTGAAGCACTTTTTATTTTACCCAAAGCCTTAA
- the lpxD gene encoding UDP-3-O-(3-hydroxymyristoyl)glucosamine N-acyltransferase produces MEFSAQQIAELLDGEIEGDANAVVNRLAKIEEGEPGSLSFLANPQYAPYIYETEASIVIVNKTFEAEKPVKTTLLRVEDAYACFAKLLDLYNQMRHNKTGIEKQAIVSESATIGEDVYIAGTSYIGDNVTIGKNTKIYPGSYIGDNAIIGENCIINSGVKIYADCQIGNSVTLHSGVIVGGDGFGFAPNSENSYDKVAQIGNVIIEDHVEVGANTTIDRATLGSTIIRKGAKIDNLIQIAHNVEIGENTVIAAQTGVAGSTKIGKNCMIGGQVGIIGHLTIGDNVKIAAQSGIGSNIKDDEIVQGSPAFNLREYKKSYVYFRKLSKMADEIDELKKLIANK; encoded by the coding sequence ATGGAATTTTCAGCACAACAAATAGCCGAACTCCTTGATGGCGAGATAGAAGGCGATGCGAATGCAGTAGTAAATCGCCTGGCAAAAATCGAGGAAGGTGAACCGGGGAGTCTTAGTTTTTTGGCCAACCCTCAATATGCCCCCTATATATATGAAACCGAAGCTTCAATTGTAATTGTAAATAAAACCTTTGAAGCTGAGAAACCTGTTAAGACAACGTTACTTCGTGTAGAAGATGCTTACGCTTGCTTTGCCAAGCTCTTGGATCTTTATAACCAGATGCGCCACAACAAAACTGGCATTGAGAAGCAAGCCATAGTAAGTGAGTCAGCTACCATAGGTGAAGACGTGTACATAGCAGGAACCAGCTACATTGGAGACAATGTGACTATCGGTAAAAACACTAAGATATATCCAGGCTCCTACATAGGCGACAATGCTATAATTGGCGAAAATTGCATTATTAATAGCGGAGTGAAAATATATGCTGATTGCCAAATCGGGAATAGTGTAACATTGCACAGTGGTGTAATAGTAGGAGGTGATGGTTTTGGCTTTGCGCCAAATAGCGAAAACTCCTATGACAAAGTTGCCCAAATTGGAAACGTAATCATTGAAGATCATGTGGAAGTGGGTGCCAACACCACAATAGACCGTGCTACCTTAGGAAGTACCATTATCCGCAAAGGAGCAAAAATTGACAACCTTATACAGATTGCTCACAACGTGGAGATTGGTGAAAACACTGTAATTGCTGCTCAAACCGGAGTTGCTGGCTCTACCAAAATTGGCAAAAACTGCATGATTGGTGGACAAGTGGGAATCATTGGCCACCTGACTATTGGTGACAATGTAAAGATTGCAGCACAGAGTGGTATTGGCAGTAACATTAAAGATGATGAAATCGTTCAGGGCTCACCCGCCTTCAACCTAAGAGAATACAAAAAATCATACGTGTATTTCAGAAAGCTCTCAAAGATGGCTGACGAAATAGATGAACTGAAAAAACTTATTGCTAACAAGTGA
- a CDS encoding bifunctional UDP-3-O-[3-hydroxymyristoyl] N-acetylglucosamine deacetylase/3-hydroxyacyl-ACP dehydratase: MMNQQTLKNSISVQGVGLHTGANVTLTFNPAPENHGFVFKRTDLPDGPTIPAFARNVISTDRGTTIGQGDAVVNTVEHVLAALVGLGVDNCLIEIDGLETPIMDGSSKFFVEAIEKVGLEVQKAERDYFEVKEPIYFELKDEGIEIMALPADEYGLTVMVDYETRVLGSQNASIDSITSFKNDIANARTFSFLHELEFLLEHGLIKGGDLNNAIVYVDKELSTEAMEKLKKAFKKDNVAIKANGILDNLDLHYPNEAARHKLLDVVGDLALAGKPIKGRIIATKPGHKGNTEFAKLLEAKIKEEAKKPNVPEYDPNREPVLDVNGVMGLLPHRPPFLLVDKIIEQTETMVVGVKSVTMNENYFVGHFPGAPVMPGVLQVEAMAQVGGILALSAVSDPENYLTYFMKIDNVRFKSKVVPGDTLVFRLTLSQPIRRGIVQMHGETFVGNKLVSEADMMAQIVKEKNN, from the coding sequence ATGATGAATCAACAGACCCTAAAGAATTCTATAAGCGTGCAAGGTGTGGGATTACACACAGGAGCAAATGTCACACTTACTTTCAACCCCGCTCCAGAAAATCATGGCTTCGTATTTAAGCGTACAGACCTTCCTGATGGGCCCACTATTCCTGCTTTCGCAAGAAATGTGATTAGCACCGATAGAGGAACTACAATTGGCCAAGGAGATGCCGTGGTAAATACCGTAGAGCATGTTTTAGCTGCTTTAGTAGGACTTGGAGTAGACAACTGCCTTATTGAAATTGACGGATTGGAAACTCCTATCATGGATGGTAGCTCCAAGTTTTTTGTTGAGGCCATTGAAAAAGTTGGCCTAGAGGTTCAGAAGGCTGAACGGGATTACTTTGAAGTAAAAGAGCCAATTTATTTTGAGTTAAAAGATGAAGGCATTGAGATAATGGCCCTCCCTGCAGATGAGTATGGCCTTACCGTAATGGTAGATTATGAGACTCGTGTACTTGGAAGTCAAAATGCTAGCATTGACAGCATCACTTCTTTTAAAAACGACATTGCAAACGCTCGTACTTTTAGCTTTTTGCATGAATTAGAGTTTTTGCTTGAGCACGGCCTTATAAAGGGTGGAGACCTTAACAATGCCATTGTGTATGTAGATAAGGAGCTTTCTACAGAAGCAATGGAAAAGCTTAAAAAAGCGTTCAAAAAAGACAATGTAGCTATTAAGGCAAACGGCATATTGGATAACCTAGATCTTCATTATCCAAATGAAGCGGCTCGTCACAAGCTACTTGATGTAGTGGGTGATTTAGCTTTGGCCGGAAAGCCTATAAAAGGTAGAATTATAGCTACAAAGCCAGGACATAAAGGCAACACTGAATTTGCCAAATTGCTTGAAGCAAAAATTAAAGAAGAGGCTAAAAAGCCAAATGTTCCTGAATATGATCCCAACCGCGAACCAGTTCTTGACGTAAACGGAGTAATGGGATTACTTCCCCACCGCCCGCCATTTTTATTGGTTGATAAAATTATTGAGCAAACCGAAACAATGGTAGTGGGAGTGAAAAGTGTGACCATGAACGAAAACTATTTTGTAGGTCACTTTCCTGGGGCACCAGTAATGCCAGGTGTACTGCAAGTTGAAGCCATGGCTCAGGTAGGCGGGATATTAGCACTAAGTGCTGTGTCAGATCCCGAAAATTACCTTACTTATTTTATGAAAATTGATAACGTAAGATTTAAGAGTAAAGTGGTACCTGGAGACACTTTGGTATTTAGACTTACATTGTCACAGCCTATCCGTAGAGGGATTGTGCAAATGCATGGAGAAACATTTGTAGGGAACAAATTGGTAAGCGAGGCCGACATGATGGCCCAGATTGTAAAAGAAAAAAACAACTAA
- the lpxA gene encoding acyl-ACP--UDP-N-acetylglucosamine O-acyltransferase has translation MNQPLAYVHPSAKIANTVVIEPFTTIHKNVEIGEGTWIGSNVTIMEGARIGKNCRIFPGAVISAIPQDLKFEGEDSLVVIGDNTTIRECVTINRGTKALGKTVVGKNCLIMACAHIAHDCVIGDNCVIVNGVLMAGHVEMGDWAIVGGLSAIQQFAKIGTHAFVGGGSLVRKDVPPFVKAAKEPISYAGINSIGLRRRGYDNDQINEIQNIYRILFQKNYNTTQAVDIIETDFEATADRDEIITFIRNSQSGIMKGFRLD, from the coding sequence ATGAATCAGCCGCTAGCATACGTTCACCCATCAGCCAAAATTGCCAATACTGTGGTAATTGAGCCGTTTACTACTATTCACAAGAATGTAGAAATTGGCGAAGGAACCTGGATTGGTTCTAATGTTACCATAATGGAAGGTGCCCGAATTGGAAAAAATTGTCGCATTTTTCCAGGAGCAGTGATTTCTGCCATTCCGCAAGATTTGAAGTTTGAAGGTGAAGATAGCCTAGTGGTGATTGGTGACAACACAACCATCCGTGAGTGTGTTACTATAAACCGAGGTACCAAAGCTTTAGGAAAAACGGTTGTTGGAAAAAACTGCCTAATCATGGCTTGTGCACACATTGCGCATGACTGCGTGATTGGCGACAATTGCGTTATTGTAAATGGCGTGCTTATGGCTGGCCATGTAGAGATGGGTGACTGGGCTATTGTTGGTGGTTTATCGGCCATTCAGCAGTTTGCAAAAATAGGGACCCATGCTTTTGTAGGTGGTGGTTCTTTGGTAAGAAAAGATGTTCCTCCATTTGTAAAAGCTGCCAAAGAGCCTATTTCGTATGCCGGAATTAATTCTATTGGCTTACGTAGAAGAGGTTATGACAACGATCAGATCAACGAGATTCAAAATATCTATCGTATCCTTTTCCAAAAAAATTACAACACCACACAGGCTGTAGACATTATCGAAACTGACTTTGAAGCTACTGCAGATAGAGATGAGATTATCACCTTTATTCGTAATTCTCAAAGTGGTATCATGAAGGGTTTCCGACTAGACTAG
- a CDS encoding ABC transporter ATP-binding protein codes for MEVILENLSKSFGKQNVIENVDYIFHQGNRHAILGGNGSGKSTLLQMIYGSLTPTSGNLNYQLRGTSIKQEDVVFKTTLASPYLELIEELTAKEFLTFYSKFRNFRKGISPDEILEYCYLTASAKKEIRNFSSGMKQRLRLSLALFTESEMVLLDEPISNLDPQGMEWYQKLVNEQLVERTLIVGSNFDEREMGFCPHRLEIQSLNRS; via the coding sequence ATGGAGGTAATCCTAGAAAATTTAAGCAAGTCTTTTGGTAAGCAAAATGTAATTGAAAATGTAGATTACATTTTTCACCAAGGCAATCGTCACGCCATTTTGGGTGGAAACGGTAGTGGAAAAAGCACATTGCTTCAAATGATTTACGGGTCACTTACACCAACTTCAGGCAATTTAAATTACCAGCTTCGCGGCACTAGTATAAAGCAAGAAGACGTGGTTTTTAAAACCACACTTGCCAGCCCCTACCTGGAACTTATAGAAGAGCTTACCGCAAAAGAGTTTCTTACCTTTTACAGTAAGTTTAGAAATTTCAGAAAGGGTATCTCCCCCGATGAAATTTTAGAATATTGTTACCTCACAGCTTCCGCTAAAAAAGAAATACGCAACTTTAGTTCAGGCATGAAACAAAGACTCAGGCTAAGTTTAGCTCTTTTTACGGAGTCAGAAATGGTTTTGCTTGACGAACCCATCTCCAACCTCGATCCTCAAGGCATGGAGTGGTATCAAAAGTTGGTAAACGAACAGCTAGTTGAGCGCACCCTGATAGTAGGTAGCAACTTTGACGAAAGAGAGATGGGCTTTTGCCCACACAGGCTTGAGATTCAAAGCCTGAATAGATCATAA
- the efp gene encoding elongation factor P, whose product MASTSDIRNGLCIQFNNAPWQIIEFLHVKPGKGPAFVRTKLKNLDNGKVLDHTFPSGFKLDVIRIENRTYQFLYDDPSGHHFMNMDDYNQITIPKELINAPQFLKEGMECNVLFHADEDRPMVCELPQKVALEITYTEPGIKGDTATNTLKPATVEGGAEVRVPLFIGEGEKIWIDTASGDYKERYKD is encoded by the coding sequence ATGGCTTCAACTTCAGATATCCGTAATGGATTGTGCATCCAGTTTAACAATGCACCATGGCAGATTATAGAATTCTTACATGTAAAGCCTGGTAAAGGCCCTGCTTTTGTAAGAACAAAATTGAAAAATCTTGATAACGGTAAAGTATTAGATCACACCTTTCCAAGTGGTTTTAAGCTAGATGTAATCCGTATCGAAAACAGAACTTATCAGTTTTTATATGATGATCCATCTGGGCATCACTTTATGAATATGGATGATTACAATCAAATCACTATTCCTAAAGAACTTATCAACGCACCTCAGTTCTTGAAAGAAGGAATGGAGTGCAATGTACTTTTTCATGCGGATGAAGACAGACCAATGGTTTGCGAATTGCCGCAAAAAGTAGCTCTAGAAATAACCTACACCGAGCCTGGAATAAAAGGTGATACTGCCACCAACACACTTAAGCCTGCCACAGTAGAAGGTGGTGCCGAAGTACGTGTTCCTTTATTTATTGGCGAAGGCGAAAAGATTTGGATTGATACTGCCTCTGGCGACTATAAAGAACGCTACAAAGACTAG
- a CDS encoding UDP-3-O-(3-hydroxymyristoyl)glucosamine N-acyltransferase, protein MKLPKPHSLAEMADFLDCEFVGSPEHSITGINEIHVVEPGDIVFVDHPKYYDKALNSAATTILINKKVEAPKGKGLLISDDPFRDFNKITKNFMPFTPASASISSSASIGANTVIQPNAFIGNNVVIGENCIIHSNVSIYDNTVIGNDVIIHANTVIGADAFYYKKREDGFDRLLSGGNVVIEDRVEIGASCTIDKGVSGSTRIGYDSKLDNHIQIGHDTSIGKHCLIASQVGVAGCVVIEDHVTLWGQVGITSGVTIGEKSVVLAQSGIARSLKGGTTYFGSPAEEARKKYRELASIRILPELIEKITIKDS, encoded by the coding sequence ATGAAACTACCTAAACCACATAGCTTGGCCGAAATGGCTGATTTTTTGGATTGTGAATTTGTAGGTTCTCCCGAGCACAGCATAACTGGTATTAATGAAATCCATGTGGTAGAGCCTGGGGATATCGTATTTGTGGATCACCCCAAGTATTATGACAAAGCCTTAAACTCTGCTGCCACTACCATTTTGATCAACAAAAAGGTGGAAGCCCCTAAGGGAAAAGGTTTATTGATTTCAGACGATCCGTTTAGGGATTTCAATAAGATTACCAAGAACTTTATGCCCTTCACTCCTGCCTCAGCTAGTATTTCTAGCTCAGCAAGTATTGGAGCCAATACGGTAATTCAACCTAATGCTTTTATTGGTAACAATGTGGTGATTGGCGAAAATTGTATAATTCACAGTAATGTATCCATCTATGACAATACGGTGATTGGTAACGATGTAATCATTCATGCAAACACTGTCATTGGAGCAGATGCTTTTTATTACAAAAAGCGTGAAGATGGCTTTGACCGTCTTTTGTCTGGAGGTAATGTGGTAATAGAAGATCGAGTAGAAATTGGCGCCAGCTGTACTATAGACAAAGGTGTTAGCGGCTCTACAAGAATTGGCTATGATTCTAAGTTAGACAACCATATCCAAATTGGACATGATACTTCAATAGGAAAACACTGCCTAATCGCCTCTCAAGTGGGTGTAGCTGGTTGCGTTGTAATAGAAGATCACGTTACCCTTTGGGGACAAGTTGGAATAACAAGTGGTGTTACCATTGGAGAAAAATCTGTTGTTTTAGCTCAATCTGGTATTGCTCGTAGTCTTAAGGGAGGAACCACATATTTTGGATCACCTGCTGAAGAAGCTCGTAAAAAATATCGTGAACTAGCCTCTATCCGAATTTTGCCTGAATTGATTGAAAAAATCACTATCAAGGATTCATAA